In Phyllopteryx taeniolatus isolate TA_2022b chromosome 13, UOR_Ptae_1.2, whole genome shotgun sequence, the following are encoded in one genomic region:
- the dapp1 gene encoding dual adapter for phosphotyrosine and 3-phosphotyrosine and 3-phosphoinositide isoform X5, with protein sequence MSFSSHASSKDTRNELVNLGWYHYDLSRHAAEALLLSNGSDGSYLLRNSNEGPGCFALSVRAKDSVKHFHVTRKDNGYVFGFNTFATLHDFINHFANQPLVGSETGTLIVLKYPYPWRVEEPSIYESVRVHTALQTGRTENDLVANAPSLGTKEGYLLKQGAIVKSWKQRWFTLSRNELKYFKDQVYEEPIRTLDLKACSAVQFDYSQERINCFCLVFPERTFYLCAKTGVEADEWIKILRWKLSQAQKGP encoded by the exons ATGAGTTTTTCCAGTCATGCATCTTCTAAGGATACACGCAATGAGCTAGTAAATTTGGG ATGGTACCACTATGATCTTTCCCGTCATGCTGCTGAGGCACTCCTCTTGTCCAATGGAAGTGATGGAAGTTACCTCTTGAGAAATAGTAATGAGGGGCCAGGCTGTTTTGCGTTGTCTGTCAG GGCGAAGGATTCAGTAAAGCATTTCCATGTGACACGCAAAGACAATGGCTATGTGTTTGGGTTTAACACATTTGCAACCCTTCATGACTTTATCAACCACTTTGCCAATCAGCCACTAGTAGGCAGCGAAACAG GAACTCTCATTGTGCTCAAGTATCCGTACCCATGGAGAGTGGAAGAGCCATCCATTTATGAATCTGTGCGGGTTCACACAGCTCTGCAGACTGGACGCACAGAAAATGATCTTGTGGCAAATGCTCCCTCA CTCGGTACAAAGGAAGGCTATCTACTGAAACAAGGAGCAATTGTAAAG AGCTGGAAGCAAAGATGGTTCACACTAAGcagaaatgaactgaaatacTTCAAAGACCAAGTG TATGAGGAGCCCATTCGAACCCTGGACCTAAAGGCATGCTCTGCAGTCCAGTTTGACTACTCTCAAGAAAGAATCAACTGCTTCTG TCTGGTGTTTCCAGAGAGAACATTTTATCTCTGTGCAAAGACTGGTGTGGAAGCAGATGAGTGGATCAAGATTCTCAGATGGAAATTG
- the dapp1 gene encoding dual adapter for phosphotyrosine and 3-phosphotyrosine and 3-phosphoinositide isoform X6 codes for MSFSSHASSKDTRNELVNLGWYHYDLSRHAAEALLLSNGSDGSYLLRNSNEGPGCFALSVRAKDSVKHFHVTRKDNGYVFGFNTFATLHDFINHFANQPLVGSETGTLIVLKYPYPWRVEEPSIYESVRVHTALQTGRTENDLVANAPSLGTKEGYLLKQGAIVKSWKQRWFTLSRNELKYFKDQVYEEPIRTLDLKACSAVQFDYSQERINCFCLVFPERTFYLCAKTGVEADEWIKILRWKLM; via the exons ATGAGTTTTTCCAGTCATGCATCTTCTAAGGATACACGCAATGAGCTAGTAAATTTGGG ATGGTACCACTATGATCTTTCCCGTCATGCTGCTGAGGCACTCCTCTTGTCCAATGGAAGTGATGGAAGTTACCTCTTGAGAAATAGTAATGAGGGGCCAGGCTGTTTTGCGTTGTCTGTCAG GGCGAAGGATTCAGTAAAGCATTTCCATGTGACACGCAAAGACAATGGCTATGTGTTTGGGTTTAACACATTTGCAACCCTTCATGACTTTATCAACCACTTTGCCAATCAGCCACTAGTAGGCAGCGAAACAG GAACTCTCATTGTGCTCAAGTATCCGTACCCATGGAGAGTGGAAGAGCCATCCATTTATGAATCTGTGCGGGTTCACACAGCTCTGCAGACTGGACGCACAGAAAATGATCTTGTGGCAAATGCTCCCTCA CTCGGTACAAAGGAAGGCTATCTACTGAAACAAGGAGCAATTGTAAAG AGCTGGAAGCAAAGATGGTTCACACTAAGcagaaatgaactgaaatacTTCAAAGACCAAGTG TATGAGGAGCCCATTCGAACCCTGGACCTAAAGGCATGCTCTGCAGTCCAGTTTGACTACTCTCAAGAAAGAATCAACTGCTTCTG TCTGGTGTTTCCAGAGAGAACATTTTATCTCTGTGCAAAGACTGGTGTGGAAGCAGATGAGTGGATCAAGATTCTCAGATGGAAATTG atgtaa
- the dapp1 gene encoding dual adapter for phosphotyrosine and 3-phosphotyrosine and 3-phosphoinositide isoform X3, which yields MSFSSHASSKDTRNELVNLGWYHYDLSRHAAEALLLSNGSDGSYLLRNSNEGPGCFALSVRAKDSVKHFHVTRKDNGYVFGFNTFATLHDFINHFANQPLVGSETGTLIVLKYPYPWRVEEPSIYESVRVHTALQTGRTENDLVANAPSLGTKEGYLLKQGAIVKSWKQRWFTLSRNELKYFKDQVYEEPIRTLDLKACSAVQFDYSQERINCFCLVFPERTFYLCAKTGVEADEWIKILRWKLDFLLKSRIHGFNKSQQVVQVLQEQTA from the exons ATGAGTTTTTCCAGTCATGCATCTTCTAAGGATACACGCAATGAGCTAGTAAATTTGGG ATGGTACCACTATGATCTTTCCCGTCATGCTGCTGAGGCACTCCTCTTGTCCAATGGAAGTGATGGAAGTTACCTCTTGAGAAATAGTAATGAGGGGCCAGGCTGTTTTGCGTTGTCTGTCAG GGCGAAGGATTCAGTAAAGCATTTCCATGTGACACGCAAAGACAATGGCTATGTGTTTGGGTTTAACACATTTGCAACCCTTCATGACTTTATCAACCACTTTGCCAATCAGCCACTAGTAGGCAGCGAAACAG GAACTCTCATTGTGCTCAAGTATCCGTACCCATGGAGAGTGGAAGAGCCATCCATTTATGAATCTGTGCGGGTTCACACAGCTCTGCAGACTGGACGCACAGAAAATGATCTTGTGGCAAATGCTCCCTCA CTCGGTACAAAGGAAGGCTATCTACTGAAACAAGGAGCAATTGTAAAG AGCTGGAAGCAAAGATGGTTCACACTAAGcagaaatgaactgaaatacTTCAAAGACCAAGTG TATGAGGAGCCCATTCGAACCCTGGACCTAAAGGCATGCTCTGCAGTCCAGTTTGACTACTCTCAAGAAAGAATCAACTGCTTCTG TCTGGTGTTTCCAGAGAGAACATTTTATCTCTGTGCAAAGACTGGTGTGGAAGCAGATGAGTGGATCAAGATTCTCAGATGGAAATTG gattttctgttaaagagcagaattcacggTTTCAAtaaatcacagcaagttgtccaggtcctgcaGGAGCAAACAGCctaa